The DNA segment GAACAGGGTGTGCAGGGCGAACAGCCCCCCCAGGGCATGGCCGGCGACTGTCTCGTCGTTTTCATCCCCCATAAACGCATTATTGATAAAGGGTTTTAACTCTTTCTGGATAAATTCCAGGAAGCGGTCTGCGCCACCACCTAACAGGGCACCCTGAATTTCCCCCGGTACGGGGGTGAAATCGGTCAGGCGCATCCTGAGGCTGCTACTGTCGATTGGGTGGGAAATGCCAACGAGAATCACTGGCGGTATTTTTGCCTTTCCCCGTGCATCCGGTATCTGCTCCTGAATCAGGTTGGGGGCGGTCATCGGGAAGTGCATAAAGCCATCGGTCATATAGATGACCGGGTATCGGGTATTGGCTTCGGGATTATAGGTTAGAGGCAGTAACACATCGATCACGAACCCCCGCTCCAGAAGTTCGGAATGAAAGTGGTAAGACAGGATGCCCTGACGTGTAAACGGGGTGGGTTCGGCAGTACCCGCCTGAACTAATTGTGCTGCCAGGGCCATCAGGACCAGTATCCATAAGCCAATTATTTTCATTTTTATCCCACCATCAGTCAGCATGATGACCTTGGTAATCAGTATGCCGGCCGGGTTTATCCGTGTGCCTACCTGCCTTAGAGGGCTGTCAAGACTCATAAGCCTATCAGATGGACTATGACAACGGCTACCTGGCAGTGTGTTTCCTGTCGCAAAGATGTGTAAATACGTCTCAAGTGGAGAAAAGCCATGTATCGGTGGGCTAAAGGCAGGCTTATGCCTACTTTAATATATGCGGTACCAGCAGGGGGGTACGTTGGTAACTCAGCCATCAGTGTCAAGTCGGGGTGGGGGGCAACAGTAATCCTGTTGCCCGACCAGTCAATACGCGGGGTTTGCACTTTTGCGGCATGCCTTCTTTTTGAAAGGAAACTATTATGGCAGTCACACTGGCTCTCGATGTTTACGGCACGCTGATCAATACCCACGGCGTTGTCGCTATCCTTGCGGAATGGATAGGTCCCAAGGCCAATACGTTTAGCGGTACATGGCGGGAGAAGCAGCTTGAATATGCTTTTCGCCGCGGGCTAATGCAGATCTACGAACCTTTTTCCCGATGTACAAGCGATGCATTGGAATATACCTGCCGGTTTTACCGTATCCAGCTGACAAAAGAACAGAAAAAGAGAATCATCGACAGTTACCTGATGCTGCCCGCCTTTGAGGATGTAGCGCCCGCCCTGGCAGCGCTGGATAAAAGGGGAGTACAGATGACTGCTTTTTCAAATGGAGAGGAAAAAGCAGTGGAATCGCTGCTCAGGCACGCCGGCCTGCGCGATTATTTTCAAGCTATTGTGAGCTGCGATTGTATCAGGACCTTTAAACCCGATCCGGCAGTTTACAGTTACCTTATGCGCAAAACCCGCGTGCTGGCGAAAAATCTCTGGCTGGTCTCTAGCAATCCTTTTGATGTTATTGGAGCTATGTCTGCGGGTCTGCAAGCGGTATGGGTCAAGCGCTCGCCGGAGGCCGTTTTTGATCCCTGGGGATTAGCGCCCACAAAAGTGGTCACGGATTTGTGCGGTCTTGAATCAATCGTTTGAGGTAGTGATTGCCGATTGCAACGCGCTTTCCCTGTCATGATCTCACCGGGGCCGGGGTTTCCCATTTACCCAGAATTCAGTCCCTCTCGCCGACAATGTGTCTGTCGCTTGTTGCAGCTTTGCCGCGAAGGCTGCATTTTCTCGTACTGGCGCTGGTGCTGAAGGTCACAATCCCATGCCCGCCGCATCGACTCGTGGATTGTTGTTTCTGTAACGGAGGCATGCAGTGAGCCCAGCGGCCGAACACCTGAAAGCCTGCCCGTAAGCCGCGTGCTGCCGGTGTCTTGCACTGAGAGAAACGGTTGTTGTGTCGGTGGTAAAAAAACAGTTAGGAGAGACGCGATGCCATTGCCCAGGCGCAAACTTTTGGGGGTATTGTTTTGCAGTGTGATTTTGGCCGGTTGCAAGCACGAAGGGCTGAACCGGACTGAGACGACGACTGCAGCAAATGGCACTGCGTCGGAGATCTCCGTATGGCCTGCGCTGCCACCGGCACTGCCTGCTGACCCGGCGCTGGAGGCGCGCATTTCCGGGTTGATGGCGCAGATGTCCATCGAAGAAAAGGTGGGCCAGCTGATCCAGGCCGAGATCAAATACACCACCCCCGAAGATGTCAGGAAGTACCATCTGGGATCGGTGCTCAATGGCGGCGGCACCTACCCGGACAATAATAAATTCGCTACACCGCAGGACTGGCTCGCATTATCCGCGGCTTTTTTCGCGGCTTCCATGGATACCAGTGATGGCGGGGTTGCTATCCCCATTATTTGGGGCAGCGATGCGGTACACGGGCACAACAATATCGTCGGTGCGACTCTCTTTCCCCACAATATCGGCCTGGGCGCGGCCCGAGATCCGGACCTGATCCGTCGCATCGGTGTGGCCACTGCCCGTGAGGTGGCGGTAACCGGTATCGGCTGGACATTTGCCCCTACGGTTGCGGTGGTGCGCGATGACCGCTGGGGCCGCACTTATGAAAGTTATTCCGAGGATCCGGCGGTGGTGCAGGCTTACGCAGAGGCCATGGTCAAGGGCCTGCAGGGTGAGAAAAGTGATAGCGACTTCCTGCGGGGTGAGCATCTCGTTGCCACCGCCAAACATTTTGTAGGTGACGGCGGTACCATGCGGGGTATTGACCGCGGAGACAACCAGGTGTCCGAGAGCGAGCTGGCCAAGGTGCATGGGGCAGGGTATCTGGGTGCGCTTCCAGCAGGGGTACAGACAGTAATGGCCTCCTTCAACAGCTGGCGAGGCGAGCCTTTGCATGGCCACAGTTACCTGTTGACCGATGTACTGAAAGGACAGCTCGGATTTGATGGATTTGTCGTGGGTGACTGGAATGGCCATCGCTTCGTGCCCGGCTGTACTGTAGACAGTTGCGCGGCAGCGATCAATGCGGGCCTGGATATGTTCATGGTGCCGTCGGATTGGAAAACGCTCTATGAGAACACCCTGGCGCAGGCCAGGCGCGGTGAGATTCGCCCCGAGCGCCTCGATGATGCCGTGCGGCGTATCCTGCGGGTAAAAATCCGCGCAGGCCT comes from the Microbulbifer sp. MI-G genome and includes:
- a CDS encoding alpha/beta hydrolase, whose protein sequence is MKIIGLWILVLMALAAQLVQAGTAEPTPFTRQGILSYHFHSELLERGFVIDVLLPLTYNPEANTRYPVIYMTDGFMHFPMTAPNLIQEQIPDARGKAKIPPVILVGISHPIDSSSLRMRLTDFTPVPGEIQGALLGGGADRFLEFIQKELKPFINNAFMGDENDETVAGHALGGLFALHTLFNHTDSFDRYVIGSPSIWWAGKQILESEVAYAERHSDLPKSVYLFIGGEETCVDDMSVCGVRDFGDMLQRLESRNYNSLSLHKRIFDRENHGTVVNPGYDKGLEQVFKSPLRPRKYSF
- a CDS encoding haloacid dehalogenase type II; amino-acid sequence: MAVTLALDVYGTLINTHGVVAILAEWIGPKANTFSGTWREKQLEYAFRRGLMQIYEPFSRCTSDALEYTCRFYRIQLTKEQKKRIIDSYLMLPAFEDVAPALAALDKRGVQMTAFSNGEEKAVESLLRHAGLRDYFQAIVSCDCIRTFKPDPAVYSYLMRKTRVLAKNLWLVSSNPFDVIGAMSAGLQAVWVKRSPEAVFDPWGLAPTKVVTDLCGLESIV